GGCGCCGCTAACAAAACCGCCATTAGAATAAGCGTTACAAAAGAGAAAGATGACTTTTTCATTGGACTAGCCGAATTTAATTTTATCGCCGGGCTTTAAAATTTTTTCCCCGTTTTTTCCTTTATTTTCCGACTCGTTGTTTCCTTTTGTCCCGATATTGACCGCCGCCTCGTTTTTCTTTCCATGTTCTTCGTCCGCGCGTTCCTCTGACGGTCCGGCAACCTCTTCGTTGTCTTCCTCGTAATATCCTTCTTCGTAATCGTCCTGGTGGCTGCTACCGCCGCCTCCCAAACCAGCGAGAGAAATTCCGGGGTCTTTTTCTTCCGGCTCGTCTTCTTTTTTATCGCCTATGGCCTCGTCAATTATTTTTTTCAACTCGTCCAGTTTCGGCTCGGCTTTTTTCCTCTTTTCCAGATCGTTTAGCGACATAGCCGCTTCAACATCCTGTCTTTTTTTAAATCCGGAGCCGAGCGTCCTTATTTCGCCTCCGCCGCCGAAAGCCGGAAACCTTTCTTTTGCCCGCGGAGCCTGCTGCGACTGCGGCGCGGGTCGGTGGGTTTTGCAATAAATCGCCCGCTTGCCATCCGGTTGGAAAGGGACATACGTTTTTTTGCCGCAAACGGAGCAGTGCGCTTCGTAAACCTGAGGTTTGGCTTCCCGTCCGGCGGACGGATGAGGTATGGAACGCCGCACCTGCGGGGCAGTTTTTTCCGCCTTCAACTCTTCGGCCAGCTGGGCGTGCCACTCGGCTATCTTTTCCTCCACTTCCTGGCGCGAGGAGGCGTATTTGGCCCTGGAGGATTCAATTATTTCTTCTTCGCGCGGTTCGACTTTGACCTGGATGGGCGGCAAAGTCGCGGCGGAAAACGGCCTTGAGGCCATTCCGTCTATCATCAGCTTCAGATAAATGCTGCCAAAGCCGAGGCTGACTATGTCCTGCACGTCAAACTCCGGCGCGAATTCTTTTTCCAGCACTTCGGCGTCGTAAGCGCCGACGCGGAAAGTTATCAGAGTTCCCACGTTGCCGACGACGGCGTCTCTGACGCTGTCGTCCATCTGCGCTATGTATTGATGGGCCAAAATGAGGTTAAGGCGGTATTTCCTGGCTTCCGACAAAATATCTTTGAAGGATTCGTTGGCGAAGTTCTGGAACTCGTCCACGAAGAGATTGAAGTCCTGCCTGTCTTTCTCCGGCACGTCCACGCGGCTCATCGCCGCCAGATAAATTTTGGTAATCAGCATGGCGCCGATAAGCCTGGAGTTTTCTTCGCCGATACGGCCCTTGGACAAATTCATCAGAAGTATTTTCTTCTGGTCCATTATTTCCCTCAAGTCAAACGAAGATTTGGGCTGGCCGACGATGTTTCTGATTATCGGGTTGGAGATGAACTGACCGACTTTGTTCTGAATGGCGGCGCCCGCTTCCGTCATAAACCTCTCCGAATATTTTGAAAACTCGTCAATCCAAAAAGCTTTGACGACCGGGTCGGTTATTTTGGAAATGACTTCGTCTCTGTATTTTTTATCCGAGAGCATCCGGTTAATGCCTAGGAGCGTGGAGTCCGGATATTCCAGCAAGGCCAGGATACAGTTGTTTAAAATATATTCCATTCTGGGCGACCAGACGTCCGGCCAGATTTTTTTAAACACGCCGAGCAAACCGTTGGCCACCAGGTGCCGCTGTGTCGGGTCAACGTTTTCCATCACGTTAAAAGCGATGGGCCAGTCCAGGTCGTGCGGGGCGAAATACAAAACGTCTTCCACGCGCTCCTTCGGGATGAATTTGAGCATTTTTTCGGCGAAATCTCCGTGCGGGTCAACAATACCCACGCCTTCTCCCGCCACGATGTCCTGGATGGCCATGTTTTCCAGCAAGGTCGTTTTCCCCACGCCGGTCTTGCCGATGATGTACATATGGCGCGATCTGTCCCTGCGCTTAATGCCGAATTTCTTGCGCTCGTTGCGGAAGTTCGTCTCGCCGAAATAGGTTATGTTGTTGTTAACGGTTTCAGCCATAAATTGGCTTAATTATAACCGAAAAATATTATTTATCCAACGCGCCAGTGGTGTATTTATTAGACGGGCTCCATAGGACCCAGGAATCCAGGCCTGAGTCATAGACGGCCTGCTTTTGTTTGCGAATCATAGCCGCGTCGTAGGTCGCCCCCAGGTTAAAGTCCTGCAGCCACGGCCTTAATTTGCTTGGCGTGGAAGAAGCGGCAACCAATCTTTCGGCGGCTCTGCTCATTCCCAGTTTTATAATCTCGTAAGGATGGGCGGCCGGGTTCTGGTAGCCGTTGTACCCCTTCGGGTAATGGGACGGGTAAACCATCGGCATAATGTAGTCAAAATACGGTTCGGCTTTTTCCAAAACCTGTCCAATGTTGAGGTCGTCGGTGTTGACGGTGACCATCCCGAACAAATCCGCTGACTTCGGAATATTAACATCGGCCAGTTCCTCATCCAAATAAATGAAAAATTCTTCCAGCAAATCAGATTTAGCGATACTGGGGTTGCAAAGATTGTATTTGATGTCCTTCATATTGCCGTCGGAAGGAAATCTTATGTAATCAAAATTAAGTTCGTCAAATCCGGCGGCTTCCGCTTCCCGGCCGATGGCGGCCACGTACTTCCACGCTTCGCGCGAGCACGGGTCAAGCCAGACGGCGCCTTTGTAGTCTTTCCAGACGGTTTTACCGTCGTTTTTTTTGACGGCTAAATCGGGCCGCAAACCGACCATATACGGGTCCT
The sequence above is drawn from the Candidatus Paceibacter sp. genome and encodes:
- a CDS encoding type IV secretion system DNA-binding domain-containing protein, whose amino-acid sequence is MAETVNNNITYFGETNFRNERKKFGIKRRDRSRHMYIIGKTGVGKTTLLENMAIQDIVAGEGVGIVDPHGDFAEKMLKFIPKERVEDVLYFAPHDLDWPIAFNVMENVDPTQRHLVANGLLGVFKKIWPDVWSPRMEYILNNCILALLEYPDSTLLGINRMLSDKKYRDEVISKITDPVVKAFWIDEFSKYSERFMTEAGAAIQNKVGQFISNPIIRNIVGQPKSSFDLREIMDQKKILLMNLSKGRIGEENSRLIGAMLITKIYLAAMSRVDVPEKDRQDFNLFVDEFQNFANESFKDILSEARKYRLNLILAHQYIAQMDDSVRDAVVGNVGTLITFRVGAYDAEVLEKEFAPEFDVQDIVSLGFGSIYLKLMIDGMASRPFSAATLPPIQVKVEPREEEIIESSRAKYASSRQEVEEKIAEWHAQLAEELKAEKTAPQVRRSIPHPSAGREAKPQVYEAHCSVCGKKTYVPFQPDGKRAIYCKTHRPAPQSQQAPRAKERFPAFGGGGEIRTLGSGFKKRQDVEAAMSLNDLEKRKKAEPKLDELKKIIDEAIGDKKEDEPEEKDPGISLAGLGGGGSSHQDDYEEGYYEEDNEEVAGPSEERADEEHGKKNEAAVNIGTKGNNESENKGKNGEKILKPGDKIKFG